In the Sphingomonas sp. LM7 genome, one interval contains:
- a CDS encoding Fe2+-dependent dioxygenase, with the protein MMIAIPDLLDAARVAQLRGIIDAAEWVDGNVTSGHQSALAKKNEQLPEASAAAREAGALVLEALGQSPLFFAAALPLKVFPPLFNRYGEGQTFGTHVDNAIRIQRGTEFRIRSDLSITIFLEDPARYDGGELVVEDHFGLQRVKLPAGHAVLYPSSSLHHVTPVTRGVRVASFFWLQSMIRDDNARRILFDLDRSVQRLTGQLGGADRSVIELTGVYHNLLRTWADA; encoded by the coding sequence ATGATGATCGCCATTCCCGACCTGCTCGATGCAGCCCGCGTGGCACAGTTGCGCGGCATCATCGATGCGGCTGAATGGGTCGACGGCAACGTCACCTCGGGGCACCAGTCGGCACTCGCCAAGAAGAACGAGCAGCTTCCCGAAGCCAGCGCCGCTGCCAGGGAAGCCGGGGCGCTGGTGCTCGAAGCGCTCGGCCAGTCGCCTTTGTTCTTCGCCGCCGCGCTGCCGTTGAAAGTCTTTCCGCCGCTGTTCAATCGCTATGGCGAGGGGCAGACCTTCGGCACGCATGTCGACAATGCGATCCGCATCCAGCGCGGCACCGAGTTTCGCATCCGCAGCGACCTTTCGATCACGATCTTCCTCGAAGATCCCGCTAGGTATGACGGCGGCGAACTGGTGGTCGAGGATCATTTCGGGCTGCAGCGGGTCAAGCTGCCCGCCGGGCATGCAGTGCTCTACCCTTCGTCGAGTCTGCACCATGTCACCCCGGTCACGCGCGGCGTGCGCGTCGCCTCGTTCTTCTGGCTGCAGTCGATGATCCGCGACGACAATGCGCGCCGCATTCTGTTCGACCTCGACCGTTCGGTGCAGCGGCTCACCGGCCAGCTCGGCGGCGCGGACCGTTCGGTGATCGAGCTGACCGGGGTGTACCATAATCTGTTGCGGACCTGGGCCGACGCCTGA
- a CDS encoding FAD:protein FMN transferase, whose protein sequence is MTSLGGATMGTSWSARIVAPVSGLPEGIAEGIEAVLARIVAQMSQWEPDSDLSRFNRAAPGAWRSLPPEFNMVLAAALVVAERSGGAFDPAMGALAELWGFGASGRAGEVPDAGEMAEALRLGGRACVEFDPLLLRACRYGRAALDFSGIAKGYAVDTVAAYLRGLGLSDWLVEIGGELRGNGIKPDGQPWWVDFEAVPGSPLPPIRVALHGLAIATSGDYRRNFEVAGRRYAHTLDPRTGMPLDNGVASTTVLHGECMLADAWATALTVLGPEAGLALAEREGLAMHMVIREKAGMREILSSGLAAMLE, encoded by the coding sequence GTGACTTCGCTCGGCGGCGCCACCATGGGTACGAGCTGGTCGGCGCGGATCGTCGCGCCGGTATCCGGGCTGCCCGAGGGGATTGCGGAGGGCATCGAAGCGGTGCTCGCGCGGATCGTCGCGCAGATGAGCCAGTGGGAGCCGGACTCGGATCTGAGCCGGTTCAACCGCGCGGCGCCCGGCGCGTGGCGATCGCTGCCGCCCGAATTCAATATGGTGCTCGCCGCCGCATTGGTCGTCGCAGAGCGGAGCGGCGGCGCGTTCGATCCGGCGATGGGTGCGCTTGCCGAGCTATGGGGCTTCGGGGCTTCCGGCCGCGCTGGCGAGGTGCCTGACGCCGGGGAGATGGCCGAAGCATTGCGGCTCGGCGGGCGGGCGTGTGTCGAATTCGATCCGCTGCTGCTGCGCGCGTGCCGCTATGGCCGTGCAGCGCTGGACTTTTCCGGCATCGCCAAGGGGTATGCGGTCGACACGGTCGCCGCCTATTTGCGCGGGCTGGGGCTGAGCGACTGGCTGGTCGAGATCGGCGGCGAGCTTCGCGGCAACGGAATCAAGCCCGACGGCCAGCCCTGGTGGGTCGATTTCGAAGCCGTGCCCGGCTCCCCGCTGCCGCCGATCCGCGTCGCGCTGCACGGCCTCGCGATCGCCACTTCGGGCGATTATCGCCGAAATTTCGAAGTCGCTGGGCGGCGCTACGCCCACACCCTCGATCCGCGCACCGGGATGCCGCTCGACAATGGCGTGGCCTCGACGACGGTGCTCCATGGCGAGTGCATGCTGGCCGATGCCTGGGCGACTGCGCTGACCGTCCTGGGGCCGGAGGCAGGGCTCGCCTTGGCCGAGCGCGAGGGGCTGGCGATGCACATGGTGATACGCGAGAAGGCGGGGATGCGGGAGATCCTGTCGTCGGGGTTGGCGGCGATGCTGGAATAG
- a CDS encoding DUF4198 domain-containing protein — protein MKLRTPLLAAAAFLTLAAPAAVQAHRMWMLPSATVVSGNDVWVTIDAAVSNDLFYFEHQPLRGDPKILAPDGTTSEVENKATGRYRTTFDVHLTQKGTYKVAIVSDGVFGSYMLNGERKQLPRGTTAATLATAIPAGATEVRTSESANRNEVFITSGEPTVTVLKPAGKGIELVPVTHPNDLVAGETATFQFVLDGKPMPNQAVTVIPGGIRYRDKLNQLDLKTDGDGKVQIKWPEPGMYWLNVSTGGGRGEGMGPGGPGAGSQAPAAAPAGPPARRANYVTTLEVLAP, from the coding sequence ATGAAGCTTCGCACGCCATTACTCGCCGCCGCCGCATTCCTGACGCTGGCCGCACCTGCCGCCGTCCAGGCGCACCGCATGTGGATGTTGCCGTCCGCGACCGTCGTTTCGGGCAACGACGTGTGGGTGACGATCGACGCCGCAGTTTCGAACGACCTGTTCTATTTCGAGCACCAGCCGTTGCGCGGCGACCCCAAGATACTGGCGCCGGACGGCACCACGAGCGAGGTCGAGAACAAGGCTACCGGGCGCTACCGCACAACCTTCGACGTCCACCTGACGCAAAAGGGCACCTACAAGGTCGCGATCGTCAGCGACGGCGTGTTCGGCAGCTATATGCTGAACGGCGAGCGCAAGCAGCTGCCGCGCGGAACCACCGCTGCGACGCTGGCCACTGCCATCCCCGCAGGCGCGACCGAAGTGCGCACCAGCGAAAGCGCGAACCGCAACGAGGTGTTCATTACCTCGGGCGAGCCCACCGTCACGGTGCTCAAGCCCGCTGGCAAGGGCATCGAACTGGTCCCGGTGACGCATCCCAACGACCTTGTCGCCGGCGAGACCGCGACCTTCCAGTTCGTGCTCGACGGCAAGCCTATGCCCAACCAGGCGGTCACCGTGATCCCCGGCGGGATCCGCTATCGCGACAAGCTCAACCAGCTCGACCTCAAGACCGACGGTGACGGCAAGGTCCAGATCAAATGGCCCGAGCCCGGCATGTACTGGCTCAACGTCTCCACCGGCGGCGGCCGCGGCGAGGGCATGGGGCCGGGCGGTCCGGGTGCAGGTTCACAGGCGCCTGCCGCCGCTCCTGCAGGCCCTCCGGCGCGCCGCGCAAACTATGTGACGACGCTTGAGGTGCTTGCCCCCTGA
- a CDS encoding DUF2271 domain-containing protein, with protein sequence MQIRLTGLTVTALGASALVAGPAAGQTLDLSITIPKLSVAEYHRPYVAVWLEKEGAAPRSLAVWYDFDMKANEGTKWLRDIRQWWRASGRSMSFPADGVTGATRAPGTHKLSFTAGRGPMPVLTGGDYTLVVEAAREVGGRELLRLPFKVPASGTVKAQGSGELGAVSLTVRR encoded by the coding sequence ATGCAGATTCGCCTGACCGGTCTTACCGTTACTGCGCTCGGCGCCAGCGCACTCGTCGCCGGCCCGGCGGCGGGGCAGACGCTCGATCTCAGCATCACCATCCCCAAGCTCAGCGTCGCCGAATATCACCGGCCCTATGTCGCGGTGTGGCTGGAGAAGGAGGGCGCGGCGCCGCGCAGCCTGGCGGTCTGGTATGATTTCGACATGAAGGCCAATGAAGGCACTAAATGGCTGCGCGACATCCGCCAATGGTGGCGCGCGTCGGGCCGCTCGATGTCCTTCCCCGCCGATGGCGTCACCGGCGCCACGCGCGCGCCCGGCACCCACAAATTGAGCTTCACTGCCGGCCGCGGACCGATGCCCGTGCTCACCGGCGGCGACTATACGCTCGTCGTCGAGGCGGCGCGCGAAGTCGGCGGGCGCGAACTGCTCCGGCTGCCGTTCAAGGTGCCGGCGAGTGGCACCGTCAAGGCGCAGGGCTCGGGCGAGCTCGGCGCGGTCAGCCTGACCGTTCGTCGTTGA
- a CDS encoding PepSY-associated TM helix domain-containing protein, translating into MHGTTTASAKAKRSRKSFWLKQLHTWHWMSSAISLIGLLLFAITGFTLNHAAEIEATPASVERAALLPPPLLAQVKPDDAPDSKKPIPTPVAQWIEGQIKLDARGEAEWSADTVYLAKPRPGGDGWISIDRETGEVTSEVSSRGWVAYLNDLHKGRNSGTVWKWFIDIFVLACIIFTLTGLVLLWMHSKHRKSTWPLVFAGLAIPAALAVFFIH; encoded by the coding sequence ATGCATGGTACTACCACCGCTTCTGCCAAAGCGAAGCGCAGCCGGAAGAGCTTCTGGCTGAAGCAGCTCCATACCTGGCATTGGATGAGCTCGGCGATCAGCCTGATCGGGCTGCTGCTGTTCGCGATCACCGGCTTCACGCTCAATCACGCCGCCGAGATCGAGGCGACGCCGGCGTCGGTCGAGCGTGCGGCGCTGCTACCGCCGCCGCTGCTTGCGCAGGTAAAACCCGATGACGCGCCGGACAGCAAGAAACCGATCCCAACCCCGGTGGCGCAGTGGATCGAAGGGCAGATCAAGCTCGATGCGCGCGGCGAAGCCGAATGGTCGGCCGATACCGTCTATCTCGCAAAACCACGGCCGGGCGGCGACGGTTGGATCTCGATCGATCGCGAGACCGGCGAAGTCACCAGTGAAGTCAGCTCGCGTGGCTGGGTCGCCTACCTCAACGATCTTCACAAGGGCCGCAATTCCGGCACGGTGTGGAAGTGGTTCATCGATATCTTCGTGCTCGCCTGCATCATCTTCACGCTCACCGGCCTGGTGCTGCTGTGGATGCATTCGAAGCATCGCAAGAGCACCTGGCCGCTCGTCTTCGCCGGGCTCGCCATTCCGGCGGCGCTTGCCGTCTTCTTCATTCACTAA